The Stenotrophomonas sp. NA06056 genome segment GGATGGCGTGGGATACGTTCCGTAGTTCGTGATCCACCGCGTCGCGGGCGCTTTGATTGTTACGAGGGCGGTCGGGCCAGGCAGAAGCAAAGACAGAACTGCTTCTGGTAGGTGCCAACCTTGGTTGGCACGTTGTTTCCGGTCGCGCAGAGCAGCCGAGCATGGCTCGGCTCTACAGGGGATTGCCGGCCAGCGGCCGGCATTACCCGGGTGCCGACCGAGGCAGTCAGGCCTCGGCTTCTTCCGGTTCGTCGGCCTGCTGGCGGCTGCGCTCCGGCAGCTTCAGGCGCTTGCCTTCTTCGTCGTACTCGATGAGCAGCACGCCCGAATCGTGGCGGCCGCTGATCTCGACGAAGCAGGCGCCGCCGATGAACGGCTCCAGCGTCATCACCGATTTCAGCGGGGTGGCGACCACCATCTGGAAACCGAAGTTGTCGAAGATGTTCATCGCCAGCGCGGTGAACTCGTTGTCGGCCTTGTCGAAGGCTTCGTCGAGCACGACCGCGGCATAGCTGGGCAGCTGGCTGTCGGCACCGCCGAGCTGGTAGCGCAGTGCTGCCGCCAGGCAGGTGGTGGCCAGCTTCTGCCGCTGGCCACCGGACTTGCCGGCGCCGCTGCGGTAGATTTCGACCTGCTGGCGCGTCTCCACATCCAGTTCCACGCCAATGAACTCCACGTGCAGGCGTACGTCCAGCACCACCTCGCGCCAGCGCTTGTCTTCACCTTCCTGAGAACCCAGACGGTTGACCAGCTGGCGCAGGACGGTGAACTGCGTTTCGGCGACGTCGCGCTGCTCGGTCTGCTGCTGCGACAACACTTCGCGCAGCTGGTGGTGGAACTCCAGCACTTCCGGCAGGCGCCGGTCGTTCAGCTCGATGGTCAGCAGGGTGCCACGGTTGAACGGCACCTGCTCCAGGCTGGCGTTGACTTCGTCCAGGCGCTGGCCGATCGACTTGCGGGCCTCGGCGCTGTGCCGCTGCAGCGCGAGCAGGTTGTTCTTGCTCTGGTTCTGCAGCAGGTCGAAGAAGCGTTCTTCGTGCTGCGGCAGGCCATCGCGTTCAAGGCGTTCGAGGCGGGCCAGGAAATCCTCGGCCGAGGCCACCGACACGGTGAAGTCGCCCGATTCTTCCGGCCACTGCTGGATGAAGCGGCGGAAGCAGCCCAACAGCAGGTTCTCGACACGGTTGACGTCCTGCTGCGAAGACGACAGCTGTTCGTTCAGCGCGTTGCTGACCTGGCGCATGTGCGCTTCCAGCGTTTCCAGGCTGAGCGGGCCCTGCTCCTGCAGGCGTTCGGCCAGGCCGGCTTCCTGCGCTTCACCCAGGTTGGGCAGCACCAACGCACGGCTCTGCTGCCGGGCACGGTCCAGGCGGTCGCGTTCGCGCACCAGCTGGCCGCGCTCGACGCGGGTGTCTTCATAGGTGCGGCGAGCCTGCTCGATATCGGCGCGGGTGGCGTCGATCTGCTGGGCGATCCTGGCCAGGTCGGCGTTGCCTTCGCGCAGGGCGTGCAGGCTGGCCTCGATGTCGGCCAGGCGCTGTTGCGGCGCGGCGACGTCGATTTCGTTCCAGCTGATGCCGGCCAACTGGTGGCAGGCCAGGCGACGTTCGTTGTCGCGGTCACGCTGGCCGCGCAGGCGCGCGATGTCGGTATCGCAGCCGGCGATACGGGCGGCCAGCTCCTGCGCTTCCTTCTCGAAAACGGCGAGCTTGTCGCCGTTGCTGAAGCCCAGCAGCCAGCGACGGCGATCGTTCACCGCACTGCGATCGTCCTTCTCGAAGCGGTCGCCCGGATGCTTGACCTGGCCTTCGCGGGTGATGCCGCGGTCGACGTTGCGCAGCTGCTTGGCATCCACGCACTCGTAGTCGAAGCGCTTGCCCAGCTCGCGGCGCAGCCAGCTTTCGAACACGTGGTCGCGCAGTTCCAGCTTGTGCAGCAGTGACTTTGCGGACGGTTCGCGAGCGAACGCCTCGTCGTTGCGACGCACGCGGTAGTAGGTGAAACGCATGCCCAGATGGGTGCGGTTCACCCATTCGGCGACGTCGTTGTAGTGTTTGTCATCGACCAGCAGTGACTGCGCGAAACCACCGAGCACACGCTCGATCGCACCCTGCCAGCTCTGCTCCTCCGAACGGACCTGGATCAGTTCGCCGACGAACGGCAAGGCCGCTTCGGAGATGCCGGTTTCTTCCGCCAAGCGCGCACGCAGCTTCTGCATCGGCGCGGGAATGCTGGAGGGCGTGCGCTGCATCGCCTCCAGTTCACCGCGTACTTCAGAGAAGCGTCGCTCGTCATCACGCTTGCCGCCAAGCCGTTCACTGATGGCATCGTCCAGGGCGCTCGAAGCGCGCTGACGGTCTTCCAGTTCGGATTGCGCCTGCTCGATCAGCTCGGCAAAGCCATGTGCATCGTCGGGCAACGCTGCCTGCAGCTTCTGTGCGGCGTCCTGCGCCTGCGCCTGCTTGGCCAGGCGGCGGTCGCGCTCGGCTTCGGCGCGGCCCTGCTCGCGTTCCAGTTCCTCGATGCGCTCACCGCCCTGCTGACGGCGCTGCAGTTCCAGCTCAGCCAGGCGTTCGGTGTGGTTGTCCAGCGCCGCACGACGCTGTGCTTCTTCCCCCAGCAGGCCACGATCGCGCGTATCCATCTCGCGCAGGCGCGCTTCGATCAACAACTGGCGGCGGCTTTCGCGGAAGCTGTCGATGCCGAGCTTGAGCGCTTCGTCGTCGCCGCGACGGCGGCTCATCGCCTGCAGGTCGCCGTAATGCTCACGCGCCGGCTGCAGGGTTTCGACCTGGCGCCGTGCCGTGACCACGGCCTGGTGCGCGCCATCGAGTTCGGCGAAATCACTGACCAGCCGTTCGGCGGCGTCAAAGGTCTTCGGCGTGTCGAGCATGAAGTCGCGCAGGAAGACGTTGAGGTCGCCCAGGTTCTTCGCGGACTGCGTCTTGTGCAGCAGGCGCAGCGCCATCTCGTTGTCGATGCCGAGCAGGTGGCGGAAGCGTTCGGCGTAGCCGGAGAACGTATCGAAGTGGTGGACGTCAGCCAGTTTCTGCTTGAGCTTGCGCAGGTCCAGGTCGAAGCCGCCGAGGTCCTTGGCGATGTCGAACGGGCGCTCGGCGATCATGTAGTGCTTGCGGACGTCACCGGCGGAGGTGCTGCTGCCGGCAATCCAGAGCAGGCGTACCAAGCTGACCACGCGGCCATCACCGGCGCGGTACTCCAGCACCAGCGCGGTCCAGGTCGCGCCCTTGCGCAGGTACTGGGTGGCGATTTCACCGGTGCCACTGTCCTGCTGATCGGCCCACGCGCCACGCACGTAGGACACCAGGTTGCGGTCGCGGCCGCTGCGCTCGGCTTCACGCGCGGCGGCGTTGAAGTCGACGATGGCCGGAGGTGTCAGCAGTGCGGACATCGCATCGAGCAGGGTCGACTTGCCCGAGCCGGAGCGGCCGACGAACAGGAAGCCGCGCTCGGCGATCGGCACTTCGGTCAAGCCGTTGAAGGTGCCCCAGTTGTGCACCTGCAGGCGACGCATGCGGAACTGCTGCAGACGCGGGTCCGGCAGGCCGTCGTTGAACAGGGCGGGAGTGTGCTTGGAAATGGCCATGCGGTGCTCGGGTCTCTCAGGCTTCAGCGGCCGGGGTTTCACGCAGCTGGCGGTACACCGCCGAAAGCTGGGATACGTCTTCGGCGGAGAACAGCAGCTTCAACGCCGGCGAGACTTCGTGGCGGTCTTCCTGGCCGCCGAGGCGGGTCAGGATGTGGTTGTCCTTCATCTTCTGCACCGCCGAAGCGACGCGACGGTTGAAGCCGGCGCGGTCGGTGGACAGGTTCTTTTCGTAGATGGCCAGTGCTTCAGCCATTTCGGCGTCGGCGACCACGGCGCGGTTGCCGCGTGCATCGGCTTCGCCCAGCTGCTGGCGCAGGTACAGCAGCAGTACCGAATCGATGAAGGTCAACGGCGACGTGCGCAGCAGCACCGGTGCATCGACGTCCTCGGTATCGGCCTGGCGGGTGAACGCCACGCCACTGTCACGGTCAAGCACCAGTTCCAGGAACAGGTCCGACAGCGCCGAGCGGATCCCGGCTTCGCTGCGGATCAGCGCCGGCCACAGCCTGGCATGGCGCAGCTGGTCGATGCTGGGGCCGATCAGCAGCTGGCACAGCGCGCGGCGCGCATCCAGCGGCAGGCGGCCGGTATCGCCCATGTAGTAGACGTCGTTGCCGCGCCGGGGCTGCGCCACGGTTGCCACCGGCTCGGCCTCGTAAGCGTCTTCGGCCAGGTCGGCATGCGGTGCGTCGATGGGATCTTCATGCCAGCTCATGGCGTCTCTCCTGGGTGAACCAAACCAGCGGGATGCGGGCACGACGGATCTGGCCGTCGCCACCACGCCATTCGGCAAGCTCCTGTTCGCCGGCGATCACGCTGCCAAAGCGCGTGCCCAGCGAGAGGTAGCCGATGACACTGCCCAGTCCCTGTGGCGCTTCGCGCTGCGACAGGGCCTGGGCAATGCTGAGTTTCGGCTGCGCATCGAGCAGGTCGTGCAGATCGCGGCGCAGGGTACGGAAATCGATTTCTGACGAGGCCACCAGGTCGCCCACGCTTTCCAGGCTGATGCTGGCCGCATCGTTGTATTCAACGTTGCCATCGACCTGGGCGCTGCGCGGGTCGTGCAGCTTCCACTGCGACCACGAGCGCAGGCGGCTGGTGGTCAGCTGCAGGTCGCGGCCGATGGCGCGCTGCGCAGGGAAGTCATCGCGCAACGCCAGTGCTTCGGACTGCGCCTGTTTCAACAGCTGGTTGAGGCGGCGCTGTTCCAGGTAGCCTCGGCTCTGCACGAAACCGCGCAGGCTGCGCGCGAAGTTCTGCAGCACGTCATGCACCTGGCCACCACGCTCGAGCATGGTGCTGGTGAAGCCGCGCAGGAAATTGCGCTCGTTGCGATCCAGCCGTCGGGCGAAGCCACGGGCCAGCAGCGTTTCCAGCGCAGCATCGAGCTGGGCGCTCTGTTCGGCGTCGTTGAGCAGGCGCCAGAACGCCTGGAAGCTGCGGCCCGCGTCGCTCTCGCCGATCACGTCCACGCCTTCGAACAGCTTGGACAGCACGTCGCCGCGCTCGCCCTCGTCATCGATGATGCGTTCGCGGAAATCACGGTTGAGCTGTTCGAAGTCGTCGCGCACGCGGCGGAAGTCTTCGGTCAGTTCGTCGGCCAGGCCGATGATCTGCCGCGTACGTTCCAGCGCGCGCTTGCCATCCAGCGCGGTCACGCGGCCGGCACCGACACGGGCGATCTCGGCATCGATGCGGTCGCGCTCGTCGCGCAGTGCGGACAGGCGCGCGTCCGGATCGGCCTCGGTCTGCGCGGCCAGCTGCGACAGCTGCTCGATGACCAATGCCAGGCGGCTTTCGGTGGCGGCCACGCGGGCCTGCTCCATGCTGTCGGCGAAGCGGATCGCCTGCAGCGCCTGGGTCGAGAGCTCGTACTGCTCCTGGTCGGCGCCTTCGGGCAACCGGCGTTCCAGCCAGCCCTGCGCCAACCAATGGGCGACGTAGGCCTGCGCGGTCCGCGGCAAGTCGCGCGACAACTCGTCACCGTTGAGCTGGTCCAGCGCGCGTTGCAGGCGCTCGTTGAGGACCGAGGCAGGCAACGTGCGATCGCCGTCCATCAGCAGGCCCTGCAGCAGGCCGATGATTTCCGGTGCATGGTCGGCGGCGAGCAGCTTCCATTGTGGCTGTTCACGCAGGTGGCGGTAACGGGTGATGCGTTCGCGATGCTTCATGCAGCGGGATCGGTCGGAAGGGCGCGGCGGCCGACGCGCGCGCGCAGGCGCGACGCAGGCACGGCGAAGGCGGCGGCCACGCGGGGCCGCCACCGGGAGGCGACGGCGCTCAGCGCTTGCCGCCCACTTCGATGAAGCGCAGGAACTCGGCGCGGGTTCGGGCGTCTTCGCGGAAGCTGCCCAGCATCTTCGAGGTGACCATGCTTACGCCCCGCTTGTGGATGCCGCGGGTGGTCATGCACTCATGGGCGCCTTCGACGACGACGCCGACACCGACCGGCTGCAGCACATCCTGGATGCACTGGGCGATCTGCGCGGTCATCTTCTCCTGCACCTGGAAGCGGCGGGCGTAGGCTTCGACCACGCGTGCCAGCTTGCTGATGCCCACCACCTTGCCGGCCGGCAGGTAGCCGACGTGCACGCGGCCGATGATCGGCGCCATGTGGTGCTCGCAGTGGCTTTCGTATTCGATGTCGCGCAGGACGATCAGTTCGTCGTAGCCGGCCACTTCCTCGAAGGTACGTTCCATGTAGGCGCGCGGGTCGTCGCGGTAGCCGCTGAACCAGTCGCCATAGGCTTCGGCCACGCGGCGCGGGGTATCCAGCAGGCCTTCGCGGGTCGGGTCCTCACCGGCCCAGCGCAGCAGGGTGCGCACGGCATCCTCGGCCTGGACCTGGGTCACATCGCCCTGCGGGGCGGCCTTTTCGTTGTTCTTGCTCATTGCATACA includes the following:
- the folE gene encoding GTP cyclohydrolase I FolE, translated to MSKNNEKAAPQGDVTQVQAEDAVRTLLRWAGEDPTREGLLDTPRRVAEAYGDWFSGYRDDPRAYMERTFEEVAGYDELIVLRDIEYESHCEHHMAPIIGRVHVGYLPAGKVVGISKLARVVEAYARRFQVQEKMTAQIAQCIQDVLQPVGVGVVVEGAHECMTTRGIHKRGVSMVTSKMLGSFREDARTRAEFLRFIEVGGKR
- a CDS encoding DUF4194 domain-containing protein, which codes for MSWHEDPIDAPHADLAEDAYEAEPVATVAQPRRGNDVYYMGDTGRLPLDARRALCQLLIGPSIDQLRHARLWPALIRSEAGIRSALSDLFLELVLDRDSGVAFTRQADTEDVDAPVLLRTSPLTFIDSVLLLYLRQQLGEADARGNRAVVADAEMAEALAIYEKNLSTDRAGFNRRVASAVQKMKDNHILTRLGGQEDRHEVSPALKLLFSAEDVSQLSAVYRQLRETPAAEA
- a CDS encoding ATP-binding protein, with amino-acid sequence MAISKHTPALFNDGLPDPRLQQFRMRRLQVHNWGTFNGLTEVPIAERGFLFVGRSGSGKSTLLDAMSALLTPPAIVDFNAAAREAERSGRDRNLVSYVRGAWADQQDSGTGEIATQYLRKGATWTALVLEYRAGDGRVVSLVRLLWIAGSSTSAGDVRKHYMIAERPFDIAKDLGGFDLDLRKLKQKLADVHHFDTFSGYAERFRHLLGIDNEMALRLLHKTQSAKNLGDLNVFLRDFMLDTPKTFDAAERLVSDFAELDGAHQAVVTARRQVETLQPAREHYGDLQAMSRRRGDDEALKLGIDSFRESRRQLLIEARLREMDTRDRGLLGEEAQRRAALDNHTERLAELELQRRQQGGERIEELEREQGRAEAERDRRLAKQAQAQDAAQKLQAALPDDAHGFAELIEQAQSELEDRQRASSALDDAISERLGGKRDDERRFSEVRGELEAMQRTPSSIPAPMQKLRARLAEETGISEAALPFVGELIQVRSEEQSWQGAIERVLGGFAQSLLVDDKHYNDVAEWVNRTHLGMRFTYYRVRRNDEAFAREPSAKSLLHKLELRDHVFESWLRRELGKRFDYECVDAKQLRNVDRGITREGQVKHPGDRFEKDDRSAVNDRRRWLLGFSNGDKLAVFEKEAQELAARIAGCDTDIARLRGQRDRDNERRLACHQLAGISWNEIDVAAPQQRLADIEASLHALREGNADLARIAQQIDATRADIEQARRTYEDTRVERGQLVRERDRLDRARQQSRALVLPNLGEAQEAGLAERLQEQGPLSLETLEAHMRQVSNALNEQLSSSQQDVNRVENLLLGCFRRFIQQWPEESGDFTVSVASAEDFLARLERLERDGLPQHEERFFDLLQNQSKNNLLALQRHSAEARKSIGQRLDEVNASLEQVPFNRGTLLTIELNDRRLPEVLEFHHQLREVLSQQQTEQRDVAETQFTVLRQLVNRLGSQEGEDKRWREVVLDVRLHVEFIGVELDVETRQQVEIYRSGAGKSGGQRQKLATTCLAAALRYQLGGADSQLPSYAAVVLDEAFDKADNEFTALAMNIFDNFGFQMVVATPLKSVMTLEPFIGGACFVEISGRHDSGVLLIEYDEEGKRLKLPERSRQQADEPEEAEA
- a CDS encoding DUF3375 domain-containing protein yields the protein MKHRERITRYRHLREQPQWKLLAADHAPEIIGLLQGLLMDGDRTLPASVLNERLQRALDQLNGDELSRDLPRTAQAYVAHWLAQGWLERRLPEGADQEQYELSTQALQAIRFADSMEQARVAATESRLALVIEQLSQLAAQTEADPDARLSALRDERDRIDAEIARVGAGRVTALDGKRALERTRQIIGLADELTEDFRRVRDDFEQLNRDFRERIIDDEGERGDVLSKLFEGVDVIGESDAGRSFQAFWRLLNDAEQSAQLDAALETLLARGFARRLDRNERNFLRGFTSTMLERGGQVHDVLQNFARSLRGFVQSRGYLEQRRLNQLLKQAQSEALALRDDFPAQRAIGRDLQLTTSRLRSWSQWKLHDPRSAQVDGNVEYNDAASISLESVGDLVASSEIDFRTLRRDLHDLLDAQPKLSIAQALSQREAPQGLGSVIGYLSLGTRFGSVIAGEQELAEWRGGDGQIRRARIPLVWFTQERRHELA